Genomic DNA from Halobaculum sp. MBLA0147:
CAGACGGACGTCCTCGCGGGAGATCGGCGAGGCGCTCGGGTTGTCGCCGAGCACGATCCGGACGCGACTCAACGAACTCGAGGACAGCGGGATCGTCCGCGGGTACCACGTCGACGTGGACTACGAACGCGCTGGCTACCCACTGTACACGAAGATCGTCTGTACCGCGACGGTGCCGGATCGCGACGACCTCGCGAGCCGTGCTCGTCGGATCGAGGGTGTGACCGCCGTCAGAGAGGTGATGACGGGGGAGCGCAACGTCTACGTCAACGCCATCGGGGAGTCACACGACGACCTCAACCGGATCGCGACCGAACTCGACGAACTCGGACTCACCGTCGTGGACGAGCAACTCGTCCGCGAGGAGTACGTCTGTCCGTACCACGGCTTCCGAGGCGAGGAGACGAGAGGCGGAGACGAGGACGGGAGTGGAGACGACGAGAGTCCAGGCCGAGACGGAGACGACGGCGACACGACGGGGTGACTCGTCTCGTTCGACCGCCTACGCCAACAGCTCAGGCAACTCGTTCACGTCCTCGACCACGAGACTCGCGCCGGTCTCGGTGAACGCCGCACGCCCGGACTCGCCGGTCAACCCGCCGGTCAGGACGCCGACGCCGTAGTAGACTCGTTCGTCGTCGACGGCGTCGGCGTTCGTCGCCGTCCGTACGTCGTCCAGCGTGTCGCCCGCGAACGCGACCCGCTCGGCGTCGGTGCGCTCGGCCAGCGTCGTGAGCGCGCTCGGGTCCGGTTTCCCCGCCGTCCAGTCGTCCATCGTGAACCGTCGCTCGGCCGGCACGTCGAGCCCGACGCGGTCGAGCGCGATGTCGGCCTCCGCCGACGGGCGACCGGTGAGGACACACACCGGGTAGCGGTCCGTCAGGGTCGCGACCGTCTCCGGGTCGACGAGCACCGGCTCGTCGTGGACGTACCCCGTCGTCTCCACCGGCGGCTCGCCCCCTTCGAGGTCGCGGTACAGGTCCGCGCCGAGGTACAGCGCCTGGAAGGTGTCGCGGAGCCGGTCGGGGTCCCACGCCCGCTCGACGGTGTCGGCGACGTCGCCCAGCGCCGCCGCGAGGACCGACCGCGCCCCCTCGCGCCCGCCGCCGGCGTCCGCGATCGCGGCGGCGTACGCCTCGGGGTCGGCGTCGTACCCCTCGCGGCG
This window encodes:
- a CDS encoding Lrp/AsnC family transcriptional regulator; the encoded protein is MRDGELDSVDEQILYHLQRDARRTSSREIGEALGLSPSTIRTRLNELEDSGIVRGYHVDVDYERAGYPLYTKIVCTATVPDRDDLASRARRIEGVTAVREVMTGERNVYVNAIGESHDDLNRIATELDELGLTVVDEQLVREEYVCPYHGFRGEETRGGDEDGSGDDESPGRDGDDGDTTG
- a CDS encoding TIGR01548 family HAD-type hydrolase, whose product is MQVDTVVLDVDGVLVDVADSYRRAVVESVARVYDADPPRAAIQPLKDAGGFNNDWLVTDALALYVLARREGYDADPEAYAAAIADAGGGREGARSVLAAALGDVADTVERAWDPDRLRDTFQALYLGADLYRDLEGGEPPVETTGYVHDEPVLVDPETVATLTDRYPVCVLTGRPSAEADIALDRVGLDVPAERRFTMDDWTAGKPDPSALTTLAERTDAERVAFAGDTLDDVRTATNADAVDDERVYYGVGVLTGGLTGESGRAAFTETGASLVVEDVNELPELLA